TACTTAAAAGCACAAAACTAAAACTagcacatatacatacaacatacaaatatccctcaccccacactttaagttgtgacatgtccccatgacacacaatttaACAGCATAAAGTAGAGGAAACTTCCTTGaatctctagtcggggtctgaattAAAGTTGGGCTCTATTCCTCatgcccgaactagtgcacacatccacgcagacaacttcttctcagcattcttggggtacaccccacacttatctttctcaatcACTGGAGCATTCTCTTTTGAACTCTTTACCTTCCACTCAACATTTATAACTAGCTTCTCCTTTTTCACTCTagtttctacattcatctcaaatgtcaccgtctcctcacccactctaagcatgagctttctaTCATATTTGTCTAATATTGCTCTGCCCGttactaagaatggtcttcctaagatgacAGGAACCTCCttattctcctccatattcactactataaaatctacaggaaacacaaacttatctacccgaactaagacatcctCCAGTATCCCCTCGGGTCTGATAGTTATTTGGTCTgctagctgcaaagatattggtgcagaccttatctctccaatctcattctTCATCTTCCTGTatatagacaaaggcattaaattaattgagtcACCCGAGTcatataaagatttatcaaaatttaGAGTGCCTAACGagtaaggtatagtaaaactccctggatgtgagtttgttttgcaagattgctttgcaatgctctgtgagtttGACCACTGATGTTTCTTccatctttctcttctttgtaaggatctccttcaagaaatTTGCATAAACTGGCATTTGTGAAAGAACTTCAGTGAATGGCAGATTCACATTAACCTGTCTCAGCATATctaaaaatctctcaaactgcttgtccagttTTTCTCTATAGagtttttggggaaaaggtagagcagACATGTGCTTGCTCACATCATCAGATTCCTCCtttcttgaagtttcctccttctttttctctactcccttcttgcctttcttcttctcagtCTTTTTAGCATTTTCAATTTTCAGCTCCTTTCCACTTTCATTTTCAGGCGCAACTTCTTTTGAattggagtgggatctttcaacacttgtccgcttctcaaggtcacagcATTTACCGTTTCTTTGGGATTATTTTCAGTATTAGCTGGcagagtacctgggattctctcagatattatagttgcaatttgtcccacttatCTCTCCAAGTTACGCAAACCTGTCCCAAGTTCCTTGATAGCTTCCCCATGAGCATCCAATATTTCATCAGTATTGACAATAAATGACTTCATAATATCTTCTAACCCAAACTGAGTTGGCTGTTGAGGCTGATATTGCGGCCTCGGCTGATTCTcaaaaccaggagctccttgaaatctagagttattttgtttccATGCATTTGTTGTACCCCctggtgaactccatgaaaagtcggggtgcttctgacccattgcattgaagttgtAATTACCCATAACATTAACTTCCTCCATtgaagcttgacactcatgagtagggtgtcctcttccacatatgtcacatgttgcatgaggctcattatgtattgaagctaaggttagcttccttat
This region of Nicotiana tomentosiformis chromosome 4, ASM39032v3, whole genome shotgun sequence genomic DNA includes:
- the LOC138909575 gene encoding uncharacterized protein → MEEVNVMGNYNFNAMGQKHPDFSWSSPGGTTNAWKQNNSRFQGAPGFENQPRPQYQPQQPTQFGLEDIMKSFIVNTDEILDAHGEAIKELGTEVAPENESGKELKIENAKKTEKKKGKKGVEKKKEETSRKEESDDVSKHMSALPFPQKLYREKLDKQFERFLDMLRQVNVNLPFTEVLSQMPVYANFLKEILTKKRKMEETSVVKLTEHCKAILQNKLTSREKMKNEIGEIRSAPISLQLADQITIRPEGILEDVLVRVDKFVFPVDFIVVNMEENKEVPVILGRPFLVTGRAILDKYDRKLMLRVGEETVTFEMNVETRVKKEKLVINVEWKVKSSKENAPVIEKDKCGVYPKNAEKKLSAWMCALVRA